One window of the Oncorhynchus gorbuscha isolate QuinsamMale2020 ecotype Even-year linkage group LG17, OgorEven_v1.0, whole genome shotgun sequence genome contains the following:
- the hmgcl gene encoding hydroxymethylglutaryl-CoA lyase, mitochondrial, with protein MAAVMRFVNRSTFGSRMGHQCLSFSCSAAVAKSVQVGASAGKALPQRVKIVEVGPRDGLQNEKTLVPTEVKIHLIDMLSEAGLPVIEATSFVSPEWVPQMADQVEVMKGINRRPGVSYPVLTPNLKGFQAAVKAGAAEVAIFGAASELFSKKNINCSVDESLQRFEEVTKAAKEAGVRVRGYVSCVLGCPYEGQVSPDKVAQVAKRLYSMGCYEISLGDTIGVGTPGGMAELLEAVSREVPVDALAVHCHDTYGQALANILIALQMGISVVDSSVAGLGGCPYAQGASGNVATEDVVYMLHGLGIQTGVDLPKLMDAGAFICRSLNRKTSSKVAQATCKL; from the exons ATGGCGGCTGTCATGAGATTTGTCAACAGAAGCACCTTTGGTTCTAGAATGGGTCATCAATGTTTATCCTTCAGTTGTTCAGCAGCAGTGGCGAAATCA GTTCAGGTTGGTGCATCTGCAGGGAAGGCTCTCCCACAGAGGGTAAAGATAGTGGAGGTTGGACCCAGAGATGGTCTTCAGAATGAAAAG ACTCTTGTCCCTACTGAAGTTAAGATTCACCTGATTGACATGCTCTCAGAGGCAGGCCTTCCTGTCATTGAAGCCACAAGCTTTGTGTCTCCAGAATGGGTCCCACAG ATGGCCGACCAGGTAGAGGTGATGAAGGGGATCAACAGACGGCCTGGTGTGTCCTATCCCGTACTGACCCCCAACCTCAAGGGCTTCCAGGCAGCT GTGAAGGCAGGAGCAGCAGAGGTGGCCATATTTGGCGCTGCTTCTGAGCTGTTTAGTAAGAAGAACATCAACTGCTCTGTGGATGAGAGCCTGCAGCGCTTTGAGGAGGTCACCAAAGCAGCCAAAGAGGCCGGTGTGCGAGTCAGAGG GTATGTGTCATGTGTGCTGGGATGCCCATATGAGGGCCAGGTGTCACCAGACAAAGTGGCTCAG GTAGCCAAGCGTCTGTATTCCATGGGTTGCTATGAGATCTCTCTGGGCGACACCATAGGTGTGGGTACACCGGGCGGCATGGCTGAGTTGCTGGAGGCAGTGAGCAGGGAGGTGCCTGTTGACGCCTTGGCAGTCCACTGCCATGACACCTATGGTCAGGCTCTGGCCAACATCCTCATCGCCCTGCAG ATGGGCATCAGTGTTGTGGACTCATCTGTGGCTGGCCTGGGTGGGTGTCCATATGCACAAGGGGCTTCTGGGAATGTGGCCACAGAGGATGTGGTGTACATGCTGCATGGACTCGGCATTCAGACG ggAGTGGACCTGCCCAAGCTGATGGATGCTGGAGCGTTCATCTGTCGTTCACTGAACAGAAAGACTAGCTCTAAAGTGGCCCAGGCAACCTGCAAACTCTGA
- the gjb3 gene encoding gap junction protein beta 3: MDWKTFQALLSGVNKYSTAFGRIWLSVVFVFRVMVYVVAAERVWGDEQKDFDCNTKQPGCANVCYDHYFPISHIRLWALQLIFVTCPSLMVVMHVAYRDERERKYHAKHGNKAKLYENTGKKHGGLWWTYLLSLFVKTGIEISFLYILHKIYDSFYLPRLVKCEVSPCPNQVDCYIGHPTEKKVFTYFMVGASALCIVLNVCEIIYLISKGIARKAQKMKRRERTLALHERYNKENSCSDCSTLPMSRLEKQSLNPQFPGHLQATLPAHMHASAPNLS; this comes from the coding sequence ATGGATTGGAAGACTTTCCAAGCCCTCCTGAGTGGGGTGAATAAGTACTCCACTGCGTTCGGCCGTATCTGGCTCTCTGTGGTGTTTGTGTTCAGGGTAATGGTGTACGTGGTGGCGGCAGAACGCGTGTGGGGCGATGAGCAGAAGGACTTTGACTGCAACACCAAGCAGCCCGGCTGTGCTAACGTCTGCTACGACCACTACTTCCCCATCTCGCACATCCGCCTGTGGGCCCTGCAGCTCATCTTCGTCACCTGCCCCTCCTTGATGGTGGTGATGCATGTGGCGTATCGCGATGAACGTGAGCGGAAGTACCATGCCAAGCATGGCAACAAGGCCAAGCTGTACGAGAACACAGGCAAAAAGCACGGCGGCCTCTGGTGGACCTACCTGCTCAGCCTCTTCGTCAAGACAGGCATCGAGATCTCCTTCCTCTACATCCTCCACAAAATCTATGACAGCTTCTACCTGCCCAGGCTGGTCAAGTGTGAGGTCAGCCCATGCCCCAATCAGGTGGACTGCTACATCGGCCACCCCACAGAGAAGAAGGTCTTCACCTACTTCATGGTGGGCGCCTCGGCCCTCTGCATCGTGCTCAACGTCTGTGAGATCATCTACCTCATCTCCAAGGGCATCGCTCGCAAAGCACAAAAGATGAAGAGAAGAGAGCGCACCTTGGCCTTGCATGAACGGTACAACAAGGAGAATTCCTGCAGCGACTGCAGCACTCTACCTATGTCTCGGCTGGAGAAACAATCCTTAAATCCCCAGTTTCCAGGCCACCTACAAGCCACCTTACCGGCTCATATGCATGCTTCTGCCCCTAACCTGTCCTAG